Proteins from a genomic interval of Tenacibaculum sp. SZ-18:
- a CDS encoding transglutaminase domain-containing protein — protein sequence MKKIIYALTFIFTIIGNSQEIKFGKISKEYLQEKFYPKDSTANAAYLFKERKTFYRFNKNKGFQIVNEYHLRVKIYNKEGFDNANFNLVYYKPESGEKEKITSIKGYTFNLDENQKVSKTKLTSQSIFDEKLSKYRSVKKITMPNIQEGAIIDLQYKHTSPYRTNIDDLKFQYSIPVKKLQVKVEIPEWFVFNKISKGYFGISPKTSVKEGRISFSQRVRTNTRTAVGSTTSSEVENQNIDLKYNVDEYNANYIPALDSREPYISNINNYYGGIKYELSVIKYPNSQIKTFTNTWENVSKKIYDSKRFGDELEKTKYFRDDLANILTTAKGDVQKTLAIFEFVKSKIKWNNYNGKYSDEGTKKAYKNGAGNAADINLILTAMLREAGLGANPVLVSTRNHGIPLYPTFDGFNYVVCYVEFTDGKTMLLDATEKYSMPNVLPMRALNWNGRKVTKEGYSEWINLNSPKHSAETNTLKVKLDSEGSVTGLLRTKEDYLNAMLGRIRYNHLKEEDVITNLEERYNIEIENFRVNNKENPFKSYNKMIKFNSDDLVEGINGKLLINPLLFFTERTNPFKSEERTFPVDYGSAWKETNNVSIQLPEGYKPEFLPEQFAIGLPENLGFFKFKVSKNGNTINVSSIIQINTPVIAPNYYSSLKEFYSKVVAKQTEKIVLVKG from the coding sequence ATGAAGAAAATTATTTATGCCCTTACATTTATTTTTACCATTATTGGTAATTCACAAGAAATTAAATTCGGAAAAATTTCTAAAGAATACTTACAAGAAAAATTTTATCCGAAAGACTCAACAGCAAATGCAGCTTACTTATTTAAAGAAAGAAAAACCTTTTACAGATTTAACAAGAACAAAGGCTTTCAAATTGTAAATGAATATCACCTTCGTGTTAAAATTTATAATAAAGAAGGATTTGATAATGCTAATTTTAACCTGGTTTATTATAAACCTGAATCAGGTGAAAAAGAAAAAATTACTTCAATCAAAGGCTATACTTTCAATTTAGATGAGAACCAAAAAGTTTCTAAAACTAAATTAACTAGTCAAAGTATTTTTGATGAAAAGTTAAGTAAATACAGAAGTGTAAAAAAAATCACAATGCCTAACATTCAAGAGGGAGCTATTATTGATTTACAATACAAACACACTTCTCCATACCGAACTAATATTGATGACCTAAAATTTCAATACAGTATTCCTGTAAAAAAATTACAAGTTAAGGTAGAAATACCGGAATGGTTCGTCTTTAACAAAATCAGTAAAGGTTACTTTGGAATATCTCCAAAGACTAGCGTTAAAGAAGGAAGAATTTCTTTTTCTCAAAGAGTAAGAACTAACACTAGAACGGCTGTAGGTTCTACAACTTCATCTGAAGTTGAAAATCAAAATATCGATTTAAAATATAATGTTGATGAATATAATGCAAATTACATTCCTGCTTTGGACTCTAGAGAGCCTTATATATCTAACATTAATAACTACTATGGAGGTATTAAATATGAGCTATCAGTCATAAAATATCCAAATTCTCAAATTAAAACCTTCACTAATACTTGGGAAAATGTTAGTAAAAAAATCTATGACTCAAAAAGATTTGGTGATGAATTGGAGAAAACAAAATATTTTAGAGATGATTTAGCCAACATTTTAACTACCGCTAAAGGTGATGTACAAAAAACGTTAGCCATTTTCGAATTTGTTAAAAGTAAAATCAAATGGAATAACTACAACGGAAAATACTCAGACGAGGGTACTAAGAAAGCATACAAGAACGGTGCTGGAAATGCTGCTGATATCAATTTAATTCTGACAGCAATGTTAAGAGAAGCGGGACTAGGTGCAAATCCAGTATTAGTAAGTACTAGAAATCACGGAATTCCATTATATCCAACTTTCGATGGTTTCAATTATGTAGTTTGCTATGTTGAATTTACTGACGGTAAAACAATGTTACTTGACGCAACAGAGAAATATTCAATGCCAAATGTACTACCTATGAGGGCGCTGAACTGGAACGGGCGTAAAGTTACAAAAGAAGGATACTCTGAATGGATTAACTTAAACTCTCCAAAACATTCTGCAGAAACAAATACTCTAAAAGTAAAATTAGATTCAGAAGGTTCTGTTACAGGATTACTTAGAACAAAAGAAGACTATTTAAATGCAATGTTAGGAAGAATTAGATATAATCATCTAAAAGAAGAAGATGTTATTACTAATTTAGAAGAACGTTATAATATTGAAATAGAAAACTTCAGAGTAAATAATAAAGAGAATCCTTTTAAATCATATAACAAAATGATTAAGTTCAACTCTGACGATTTAGTAGAAGGAATAAATGGAAAACTATTAATTAATCCATTATTATTTTTCACTGAGCGAACAAATCCATTTAAATCAGAAGAAAGAACATTCCCTGTAGATTATGGATCTGCTTGGAAAGAAACAAATAATGTATCAATTCAATTACCAGAAGGATACAAACCAGAATTTTTACCAGAGCAATTTGCCATTGGACTCCCAGAAAACTTAGGCTTCTTTAAGTTTAAAGTTTCTAAAAACGGAAACACTATTAATGTAAGTTCTATTATTCAAATCAACACTCCTGTAATTGCTCCAAACTACTATAGTAGTCTAAAAGAGTTTTACTCAAAAGTAGTTGCAAAGCAAACTGAAAAAATTGTCTTAGTTAAAGGATAA
- a CDS encoding DUF3857 domain-containing protein, with protein sequence MRNKIAFLSVCLLACFSVSFAQDTSLMYLTLSPELKKDANAVIRDNYTEITIDAVDKMTIKERRITTVLNKLGNKHVDAFANYDNDTKIINLSAKVYNAFGKEIKKYTKSKFTDVSAVDGGTLYSDSRVKYIEYTPTEYPYTVVFEAEYKTSSTGFIPKWYPINSYYLSVQNSEYKIINPEKIETRIREHNFKGYDIKKMSDNDIHYIAKNIPAFEYENNTVSISELVPSLIVALNDFSLKGIKGSATNWKEFGKWRYENLKNGNDILSESVKSLIQRKVNGAENDIEKAKIVYDFMQNRTRYISVQEGIGGWKPIPADEVHKMGYGDCKGLTNYTKALLDAVDVKSHYSVIWAGSEKKDVIEDFSCMQGNHVILNIPNNGNDIWLECTSQTKPFGFLGDFTDDRNALVITPEGGIIKKTPSYLNEQNIQNCNAKITLDSKGSITADVHMKSKGIQYDNRVFIDSYSTEDLIKYYKSNLWSYNNNLEIKDANVINDKNKVFLKEEIKATIADYASLTGNELLLRVNVFNKNSFVPKRYRTRNHPLRINRGYKDVDQYTITIPEGYKIGYLPEKYELTNKFGSYTMEIKKIDDKTISYNKTLLIKEGTFPKEDYKLYRKFRKRIAKQEGLRIALQKL encoded by the coding sequence ATGAGAAATAAAATTGCTTTTTTATCAGTATGTCTTTTGGCGTGTTTTTCTGTTTCGTTTGCACAAGATACCAGTTTAATGTATTTAACACTTTCTCCAGAATTAAAGAAAGATGCTAATGCCGTAATTCGAGACAATTACACCGAGATAACAATTGATGCAGTTGACAAAATGACTATCAAAGAAAGACGAATTACAACTGTTTTAAACAAACTTGGAAATAAACATGTAGACGCTTTTGCGAATTACGATAATGACACAAAAATTATAAATTTATCTGCTAAAGTTTATAACGCTTTTGGTAAAGAAATTAAAAAATACACCAAAAGTAAATTTACCGATGTAAGCGCTGTTGACGGAGGAACTCTTTACTCTGACTCAAGAGTAAAATACATTGAATACACTCCAACTGAATATCCTTACACCGTTGTATTTGAAGCTGAATATAAAACCTCTTCTACAGGTTTTATTCCAAAGTGGTACCCAATAAACTCTTATTATTTATCGGTGCAAAACAGTGAATACAAAATAATCAATCCAGAAAAGATTGAAACTCGTATTAGAGAACATAACTTCAAAGGGTATGATATAAAAAAAATGTCAGATAATGACATTCATTACATTGCAAAAAACATCCCTGCATTTGAATATGAAAACAATACTGTAAGCATTTCAGAACTTGTTCCAAGTTTAATTGTTGCTTTAAATGACTTCAGCTTAAAAGGAATCAAAGGAAGTGCAACGAATTGGAAAGAATTCGGGAAGTGGCGGTATGAAAATTTAAAAAATGGAAATGATATTTTATCTGAATCAGTAAAAAGTCTAATTCAACGAAAAGTTAATGGTGCGGAAAATGATATTGAAAAAGCTAAAATTGTTTATGATTTCATGCAAAATAGAACTCGATACATAAGTGTTCAAGAAGGAATAGGTGGATGGAAACCAATTCCAGCAGATGAGGTTCACAAAATGGGATATGGTGATTGTAAAGGATTAACCAATTATACAAAAGCCTTACTAGATGCAGTTGATGTAAAATCTCATTATTCTGTTATTTGGGCTGGCTCTGAAAAAAAGGATGTCATAGAAGACTTCTCTTGCATGCAAGGAAATCATGTAATTTTAAATATTCCTAATAATGGAAACGACATATGGTTAGAGTGTACAAGTCAAACGAAACCATTCGGTTTTTTAGGGGATTTTACAGATGATAGAAACGCCTTGGTTATAACTCCTGAAGGTGGAATTATAAAAAAAACACCATCGTATCTTAACGAACAAAATATTCAAAATTGTAACGCTAAGATTACCTTAGATAGCAAAGGATCAATAACTGCTGATGTACATATGAAATCAAAAGGTATTCAATATGATAATAGAGTTTTCATTGATAGTTATTCCACTGAAGATTTAATTAAATATTATAAATCAAACCTTTGGTCTTACAACAACAACCTAGAAATTAAAGATGCCAACGTTATTAATGATAAAAATAAAGTTTTTCTTAAAGAGGAAATTAAGGCCACGATTGCAGATTATGCAAGTTTAACAGGAAACGAACTCTTACTAAGAGTTAATGTATTCAATAAAAACTCGTTTGTTCCAAAAAGGTACAGAACTAGAAATCATCCTTTAAGAATTAATAGAGGATATAAAGATGTTGATCAATATACAATTACAATTCCTGAAGGATATAAAATAGGCTATCTTCCTGAAAAATATGAACTAACGAATAAGTTCGGTAGTTACACTATGGAAATAAAAAAAATAGATGATAAAACTATAAGCTACAATAAAACTCTCTTAATTAAGGAAGGTACATTTCCAAAAGAAGATTATAAATTATATCGAAAATTTAGAAAACGTATTGCAAAACAAGAAGGTTTAAGAATTGCACTACAAAAATTATAA
- a CDS encoding DUF2490 domain-containing protein → MKKIFIIILLLIVLSLKAQSTFSFGWLPKVTFSNRISSSIKWVNSIEAREDLYKDTFMFSHHLVDVSSIISIKTNVYQSFNLGYIIRIEGDEIIHRLLQHFNMVQNLDGLKIGHRLGMEQFFQNTVKPQYRTRYRATFEKPLKGLKVDVKEWYLKISNEYLYQFNEKDLEARISPYLGYKLSKRDKIEIGLDYRLGSLLELEKKNNLWFRTTWYISI, encoded by the coding sequence GTGAAAAAAATCTTTATAATTATTTTATTGCTAATAGTATTAAGTTTAAAGGCTCAAAGTACTTTCTCTTTTGGATGGCTTCCAAAAGTAACTTTTTCTAATAGAATATCTAGCTCTATCAAATGGGTTAATAGTATTGAAGCTCGTGAAGATTTATACAAGGATACATTTATGTTTTCTCATCACTTAGTAGATGTTTCTTCAATTATTTCAATAAAAACAAATGTGTATCAGTCATTTAATTTGGGCTATATAATTCGTATTGAGGGAGACGAAATAATTCATCGATTATTACAGCACTTTAATATGGTACAAAATTTAGATGGTTTGAAAATCGGTCATCGTTTAGGAATGGAACAATTTTTTCAGAATACTGTGAAACCTCAATATAGAACAAGATATAGAGCTACTTTTGAAAAACCTCTGAAAGGTTTAAAAGTAGATGTTAAAGAATGGTATTTAAAAATTTCAAATGAATATCTATATCAGTTTAATGAGAAGGATTTAGAAGCTAGGATTAGTCCATATCTCGGATATAAACTAAGCAAAAGAGATAAAATAGAAATTGGTTTGGATTATCGTTTGGGTTCACTTTTAGAGTTAGAAAAGAAAAATAATCTTTGGTTTCGAACCACTTGGTATATATCGATATAA
- a CDS encoding dipeptidase, producing the protein MQTIKEYISTHKDRFIQELIDLLTIPSISADTAYSQDVLNTADAIMESLKKAGCDKVELCETPGYPIVYGERIINESLPTVLVYGHYDVQPADPIDLWDSPPFSPIIKKTDIHPEGAIFARGACDDKGQMYMHVKALEYMTSQGNLPCNVKFMIEGEEEVGSESLAWFVPRNTEKLANDVILISDTGMIAKDIPSITTGLRGLSYVEVEITGPNRDLHSGLYGGAVANPINILSKMIASLHDENNHITIPGFYDKVEELSRDERNEMAKAPFSLEEYRNALDIDAVYGEKDYTTNERNSIRPTLDVNGIWGGYTGEGAKTVIASKAYAKISMRLVPNQNWEEITQLFKSHFENIAPAGVKVKVTPHHGGQGYVTPIDNIGYQAASKAYQETFGVTPIPQRSGGSIPIVALFEQELNSKTILMGFGLNSDAIHSPNEHFGVWNYLKGIETIPFFYKYFAELSK; encoded by the coding sequence ATGCAAACCATTAAAGAATATATATCAACACATAAAGACAGATTTATTCAAGAACTTATTGATTTATTGACGATTCCTTCTATAAGTGCAGACACGGCTTATTCTCAAGATGTTTTAAATACTGCTGACGCAATCATGGAATCTTTAAAAAAAGCAGGATGTGATAAAGTTGAATTGTGCGAAACCCCAGGATACCCTATTGTTTACGGGGAAAGAATTATTAATGAAAGTCTTCCGACAGTTTTAGTATACGGACATTACGATGTTCAACCGGCAGATCCAATTGATTTATGGGATTCACCTCCTTTCAGTCCTATTATAAAAAAAACTGACATTCATCCAGAAGGAGCGATTTTTGCCCGTGGAGCTTGTGATGACAAAGGACAAATGTATATGCATGTAAAAGCATTAGAATACATGACTTCTCAAGGAAATCTTCCTTGTAATGTTAAATTCATGATTGAGGGTGAAGAAGAAGTTGGCTCTGAAAGCTTAGCATGGTTTGTTCCAAGAAACACCGAAAAATTAGCAAATGATGTAATATTGATTTCAGATACAGGGATGATTGCTAAGGATATCCCTTCAATTACTACTGGTCTTCGAGGTTTAAGTTATGTTGAAGTTGAAATAACAGGACCGAATAGAGATTTACATTCTGGTTTATATGGAGGTGCAGTGGCAAACCCTATTAATATTCTCTCAAAAATGATTGCTTCATTACATGATGAAAACAATCATATTACAATTCCTGGATTTTATGATAAGGTTGAAGAACTTTCACGTGATGAAAGAAATGAAATGGCTAAAGCTCCTTTTTCTTTAGAAGAGTATAGGAATGCTTTAGATATAGATGCTGTTTATGGTGAAAAAGATTACACAACTAATGAACGTAATTCAATTAGACCTACCTTGGATGTTAATGGGATTTGGGGAGGATACACAGGCGAAGGGGCTAAAACTGTAATTGCTTCAAAAGCATATGCTAAAATCTCTATGAGATTAGTTCCTAATCAAAATTGGGAAGAAATTACTCAGTTATTTAAATCTCATTTTGAAAATATTGCTCCAGCAGGTGTAAAAGTTAAAGTTACTCCGCATCACGGTGGACAAGGATATGTAACTCCTATTGACAATATTGGATATCAAGCAGCGAGTAAGGCTTATCAAGAAACATTTGGTGTTACTCCTATTCCACAAAGAAGTGGTGGAAGTATTCCAATTGTAGCATTGTTCGAACAAGAGTTAAATAGCAAAACTATTTTAATGGGATTCGGGTTAAACTCAGACGCTATTCATTCTCCAAACGAACATTTTGGTGTCTGGAATTATTTAAAAGGAATTGAAACCATTCCATTTTTCTACAAATACTTTGCTGAATTAAGTAAATAA